A genome region from Eretmochelys imbricata isolate rEreImb1 chromosome 8, rEreImb1.hap1, whole genome shotgun sequence includes the following:
- the HYI gene encoding putative hydroxypyruvate isomerase has product MAPLRFAANLDWLFTERPALPERLEAAARAGFRAAELPEPYAWDPALLRGAADRAGLALVLINTPPGDQDKGEKGLGAVPGRQAAFREGLALAVKYAKALGCLRIHLMAGRVPAGTERTAMAPEMEATFIENLRYAADILAQEDMTGLLEPMNSRITDPRYFLTTPHQAAAILEKVGRPNLWLQLDIFHCQIMDGNLTQTLKTYFPLIGHIQIGQVPGRHEPDSPGEVNFPYLFQLLESLGYEGYVGCEYTPQGDTLEGLGWLHAYWASRGRQQRRW; this is encoded by the exons ATGGCTCCGCTGCGCTTCGCCGCGAACCTGGACTGGCTCTTCACCGAGCGGCCGGCGCTGCCCGAGCGGCTGGAGGCGGCGGCCCGGGCCGGGTTCCGCGCGGCCGAGCTGCCCGAGCCCTACGCCTGGGACCCGGCGCTGCTGCGCGGGGCTGCGGACCGGGCCGGGCTGGCTCTGGTGCTGATCAACACCCCGCCAG GGGACCAGGACAAGGGCGAGAAGGGGCTTGGTGCTGTGCCCGGCCGCCAGGCTGCCTTCCGGGAAGGCCTGGCCCTGGCCGTGAAGTACGCAAAGGCCCTGGGTTGCCTCAG GATCCATCTCATGGCTGGGCGGGTCCCTGCGGGCACCGAGCGGACAGCGATGGCTCCGGAAATGGAAGCCACCTTCATCGAGAACCTCAGATATGCTGCTGATATCCTGGCCCAG GAGGACATGACAGGCCTGCTGGAGCCTATGAACAGCCGCATCACTGACCCTCGCTACTTCCTGACCACCCCTCACCAAG ctgcagccattctggagaaggtggggaggCCCAACCTCTGGCTGCAGCTG GACATTTTCCACTGCCAGATCATGGATGGGAACCTGACACAGACCCTGAAGACTTACTTCCCACTCATTG GTCACATCCAGATCGGGCAGGTGCCTGGTCGGCATGAGCCTGACAGCCCAGGCGAGGTGAACTTCCCCTACCTCTTCCAGCTGCTGGAGTCGCTCGGCTACGAGGGCTACGTGGGCTGCGAGTACACCCCGCAAG GAGACACGCTGGAAGGACTGGGCTGGTTGCACGCGTACTGGGCGAGCCGAGGCCGGCAGCAGCGTCGGTGGTAG